Proteins encoded in a region of the Populus nigra chromosome 3, ddPopNigr1.1, whole genome shotgun sequence genome:
- the LOC133689560 gene encoding aquaporin TIP1-1-like yields the protein MPIRNIAVGHYHEATQPDALRAALAEFISTLIFVFAGEGSGMAFAKLTDGAANTPAGLIAAAIAHAFGLFVAVSVGANISGGHVNPAVTFGAFIGGNITLLRGILYWIAQLLGSTVACLLLKFTTGGLETSAFALSSGVGVWNAFVLEIVMTFGLVYTVYATAVDPKKGNLGIIAPIAIGFIVGANILAGGAFDGASMNPAVSFGPALVSWTWTNHWVYWAGPLVGGGLAGLIYEFFFIGFGNHEQLPTADY from the exons ATGCCGATCAGAAACATCGCGGTAGGCCACTACCATGAGGCAACTCAGCCCGATGCCTTGAGGGCAGCTTTGGCTGAGTTCATCTCCACCCTTATTTTTGTCTTCGCCGGTGAAGGGTCCGGCATGGCCTTCGCCAAACTTACGGACGGTGCTGCCAACACACCCGCTGGACTTATCGCTGCAGCTATCGCCCATGCTTTCGGTCTTTTCGTAGCTGTGTCTGTCGGTGCCAACATCTCCGGTGGCCATGTCAACCCTGCTGTTACTTTCGGAGCTTTTATTGGTGGCAACATCACCCTCTTGCGTGGCATCCTTTACTGGATCGCTCAGCTCCTGGGCTCCACTGTCGCTTGCTTGCTTCTCAAGTTCACCACTGGTGGCCTG GAAACCTCTGCTTTCGCTCTGTCCTCTGGGGTTGGTGTCTGGAACGCTTTCGTTCTCGAGATCGTGATGACCTTCGGTCTTGTATACACAGTGTATGCCACAGCTGTTGATCCAAAGAAGGGTAACTTGGGGATCATAGCTCCAATTGCAATTGGTTTCATTGTTGGTGCTAACATTTTAGCTGGAGGTGCATTCGATGGAGCCTCAATGAACCCAGCTGTGTCATTCGGCCCGGCTTTGGTGAGCTGGACCTGGACCAACCACTGGGTCTACTGGGCAGGACCTTTGGTTGGTGGTGGACTTGCCGGGCTCATTTATGAGTTCTTCTTCATTGGCTTCGGCAACCACGAGCAGTTGCCGACCGCTGACTACTAA